The bacterium genomic sequence GGGTAGTTTTCCGGGAAATAGTCTTTCATGACGCTCTCCTCCCTTCGGTGCCGAAGCCGCGGTTAGTGTTGCGTTCCAGAAATAGGTTTCGGAAGTCAGCGCCGGAAGCAAAAAATGTCATTCCGAGCGTAAGCGAGGAATCTGTTTTTGAAACAAGCAGATTCCTCGGTCGCTGTGCTCCCTCGGAATGACAAATTTGCCAATGGTCTTATTCAAGGTATTTCCGGGACACGACATTAGATGTACTCCGCCACATAAATGCGCTTGTCGTGGCCCTTCGGCAGGCCGCCATTGAGCGTGTCCAGCATCCAGTCGGCGATGGCCGGGTAGATGTCCGCCGCCACTTCGCCCATCGGGTGGAAGACGCCCTCGTAGAGCCAGTGCTCTTTCGGGCACTTGAGGGTGTTCATGAAGACGTCAATGTCCTCGGGCGGGCAGAGCTCGTCCATGTCGCCCGCGACGAGGAGGTAGTTCGCCTCCAGCTTTTCGGCGATGCCGAGCCAGATGCTGTCGCGCTCCTCGATGAAGGCGTCGAACGCCGCCTCGTCGTGGATGTTCGCCATGTACATGTAGATGCGCCGGAAGTTGGGCTGGGCGTGGTTGAAGATGATGTCCGAGGGGCCGACGTTCGCCATCTGGCCGATGACGGCTTTGGGGCGCTTGTCGTGCGCGCCGATCTCGACCCCCCAGCGGCTCCCCATGCTCATCCCGAAGAGGCCGACGCGGCCGGCGTCCACCTCGGGATGCTCGCAGAGGAAATCAATCACCCGGCTCGCGGCGCGGGCGTAGTTGGAATGATCCACCCACACCTCGTTCATGGTGCACTCGCCCTGGCCGGGGCCGTCCATGACGCAGACGTTCATCCCGCGCTGGAGGAAATAGTTGTTCCAGGGATTCAGATTGTCCTCCTTGACCTGATCCATGCCGGGGATGATGAGCACCGTCGGCTTGGGCCCCGCCCCCTCGGCCGCCATGAAGATGATGTAGGCGCTCTTGCCGTCCTCGAATTCGAGGGCGTGCTTCTCGATCTTGTTTCCGTGCAGCTCGCGGAACTTTTTGTGGCACCGCGCCAGGCCCGCGTACCATTCCACCTTCCGGGGATTGCCGTGTATGGGAATGAGGTGCATCGCCCGTGCCCAGCAGAGCGCCGCGCGGTGGTAGTGCTGGGCGGCGGTGAGGGTGTGGCCTTTCTCCTCGTGCGCCCCGGCGAATTCCTCCTGCTTCGCCGCCTGGTAGGCCCAGGCCTTCGGGAAGGAGCGCCGCCCCTTCACCCGGCTGTAGACCGCCTGAAGATCCACGTAGCGGAAGCCGCGCTCGAGGCGCCCGCCCATGACGCCGGGGTGGAGGATGTCCTCGTTCTCCGAGAGCTTGAGGAAGTTGTCGAAAATCCAGTTTTGACCTGCCCGCGATGGCTGTTGCCGCATAAAAACCCCTTTCCGTGGATGAAAGCGAACGCCTCCTCCCTCTGTTGGGGCGGCCGGATAAAGCCCCCCCCCGGCGAGAAGGTTTTGGCGCGAAATCAGTTGAAGGTATCTGGATTATCTTCGGCGGGATGTTCTGCGGTCAACCGAGATCGGGACTCAGTTCGCGGGGCGTTGCCGCCTTCGGGATAGGCGCAAAAAAAGAGGTTTAATTTGTTCTGTCGAAATTTACCCCAAGTAATCTTCTGAATTCGCCTGCAAGATCTCGTCTGATCTCGGGGACGAGGCCCTCGCTTACATCTTTGTAAACCGCAAAAGCTTTTTTGTAATCTTTGTTGCCTGATTCATTTGAAATTTCATATTCTAGCCATATTTTCCGTAATGTTTCCTCAAGACGTTCTAATTTTTTGGATAATTCCACATTGAAATAAATGATATTTTTTTGGATTAAAGAAATTAGTTTCCTGGCATTTTCAGCGGCCAAATCACCTTTTTCGTCTTTCGTTGGAAGGCCTTCCCCAGTAAATTGAGAGGGATTCATGTAATCTTGAAATGCGCTGTGTGTAGCAACAATTTGATGGTAAATATCTTTAATTATGATTGCTCGCTCATTCAATAGGATTTCAATTTTTTTCTGTTCGTTTGTTGCTTGGCTCTTAAAGGATTCTAATTCCTTGTCGAAAAAATGCTTGATCAAGGATCTGGACAGAAAACCGATTACGCCAGCAACTACACCACCAGTGACGGAAT encodes the following:
- a CDS encoding alpha/beta hydrolase, which gives rise to MRQQPSRAGQNWIFDNFLKLSENEDILHPGVMGGRLERGFRYVDLQAVYSRVKGRRSFPKAWAYQAAKQEEFAGAHEEKGHTLTAAQHYHRAALCWARAMHLIPIHGNPRKVEWYAGLARCHKKFRELHGNKIEKHALEFEDGKSAYIIFMAAEGAGPKPTVLIIPGMDQVKEDNLNPWNNYFLQRGMNVCVMDGPGQGECTMNEVWVDHSNYARAASRVIDFLCEHPEVDAGRVGLFGMSMGSRWGVEIGAHDKRPKAVIGQMANVGPSDIIFNHAQPNFRRIYMYMANIHDEAAFDAFIEERDSIWLGIAEKLEANYLLVAGDMDELCPPEDIDVFMNTLKCPKEHWLYEGVFHPMGEVAADIYPAIADWMLDTLNGGLPKGHDKRIYVAEYI